GCCGATGCGCAGAAGCGGCTGGAGGCGCTGGCTTCGCTGGAAGAACTCGGCGCCGGTTTCACCCTGGCCACGCACGACCTGGAAATCCGCGGCGCCGGCGAGCTGCTCGGCGACGAGCAGTCCGGCCAGATCCAGGAAATCGGTTTCGGCTTGTACACCGAGCTGCTCGATCGCGCGGTGCGCGCGCTGAAGTCGGGCAAGGTGCCGGACTTCGACTTGAGCTCCGAGCACGAAACCGAGGTCGAGCTGCACCTGCCTGCGCTGATCCCCGACGACTACCTGCCCGACGTGCACCACCGCCTCACCTTGTACAAGCGCATCGCCAGCGCCCGCCACGAGGACGATCTGCGCGACCTGCAGGTGGAGATGATCGACCGCTTCGGCCTGCTGCCCGGTCCCACCAAGCAACTGTTCGCCGTGGCCAGCCTGAAACTGATGGCCACCCCGCTCGGCATCCGCAAGCTCGACTTCGGCGCGAACGGCGGCCGCATCGTGTTCCGCGAGAAGCCCGAGGTGAACCCGATGACCATCATCCAGCTGATCCAGCGCCAGCCGCGCGTGTACAAGCTGGATGGCCAGGACAAGCTGAAGGTGATCCTCGACCTGCCCGGCGCCAGCGAGCGCATCCGCAGCGCGCAGGAACTGCTGGTGACACTGGGCGCACGCCGGCCTGCGTGACTTCGGCACCGCCGCTCCCGCGGCTTGCCTGCCCCCGGCAATCGGCCTAGCATCGCGGCCGTGCGACGGGGGCGCGCATCCATCCTGAATCGGTCCGTCGATGCCGGCCATCCCTTGCCCGGCTGGAGAGTGATGCCATGGTCGCCGTTCCTGAAAGCCGTCGTCCCGGTGCCCTGCAACGCCTGTACCGGTGGGCGGCCATCGTCGCCGCGCTGGTGGTGTTCGCCGGCTTCGCGCAAACCTATTATCTGAAGGCCTGGTTCGGCACGCCCACGCTGCCCACGCTGGTGCATGTGCACGGCCTGGTGATGAGCACGTGGTTCGTCGTGTTCGCGACCCAGGTCTGGCTGGTCGAATCGCATCGCATCCGCCTGCACCGGCGGCTCGGCCTGTTCGGCGCCGCGCTGGTGGTGCTGATCCCGATCCTCGGCATCGCCACCGCGATCGAAGGAGCGCGGCGCCATGCCGGGCCGCCGGGGATTCCGCCGCTGATCTTCCTCAGCGTGCCTATCTTCGACATCCTGGTATTCGCCGGCATCGCCGGCAGCGGGCTGCTGCTGCGCCGGCGCAGCGACTTCCATCGGCGGCTGATGCTGCTGGCCACGCTCGGCATCCTCACGGCAGCGATCGCCCGGCTGCCGCTGGACTTCATCCGCCACGGAGGACCGCTCGTGTTCTTCGGCCTTGCCGACCTGCTCATCCTCGCCTGCATCGCCATCGACACGATCCGGCAGCGCCGCCTGCATCCGGCGTTCGGCTGGGGAGCCGCCGTGATCATCGTGTCGCAACCGCTGCGCCTGTGGCTGGCCGGCACCCCGGCCTGGATGGCTTTTGCGGGCTGGCTGGTCGGCTGAGCGGCTTCGCACCGGCAGGACGATCGTCACCGGCCGTCGATACCCCTGCTCCGCACCATGCGCCCCGATACCGCCACGGATGACCCGCCGCGTCCGGATTGAACCACTTCGGCCGCCCCATGCCGGATGCCGGCCGCCTGGGGTGCCCGCCAACGGCGCGTGACCTGGCTGTGCGGCGTGCGCCGTGGCACTGGCACGACCCGTGCTTGACACAGGGACAAAAGATGATGCACGTTCGGGTGTTGTCGCCCGCTCCATGGCAGGTCACGGAGTGGGAATCCGGCGGGCAAGGAGACAGGCGGCGCCCTGGAACATCCCGGGCGTGATGCCGCGGAGCGGTCGGTACACGCACCATCTACCTGCAGTCCTGCACGATGCTCGCACAGCGGGGAGAGGCAAATGGAGAGGCTGGTCACCATGCCGACATCGATCCGCTCAAGGCGATCATGGTGCGGCTTCGTGCTGGGCCTGTTCTGGTTCGGGCTGGGCGTGGCCCACGCCGCCACGCCGCTGAACGGCGCCTGGCGCGAGGCGCACGCCGGCGACACGCCGCAATCCGTGCTGCACGAATACCATGCCGGCCTGCTGAAGAGCTTCGATCCATCCCTGCTGCAGCGCTTCCCGCAGAACAGCACCGGCAGCTGGGTGGTGATCACGCCGCAGCCGCCCTGGGACAATACGGCGCGGGTGCTGACGATCTACCCGCCCACACTGGGCACGGTCACCGTGTTCGGCGGCGACCAGCCGGAGACGCTGGCGCTGGACGACTTCAGTGCATCGACCCACGGCCACGGCCGGCTGGCCTGGCAACTGCCCGCCAGCATGGCCGCCTCGGCGCCGATCCTGCTGAAGTTCGAACCGTCGCAGACGCTGAGCGCACCGGTACGCTTCCACCTGGAATCCTGGAACGAGTACATCCGCGCCGACGCGCAGTGGCTGGTCTTCGCCAGCGCCTGCTTCGCGGTGATGCTGGCGATGGTGCTGATGGCGCTGTGCTTTGCACTGATGCTGCGCGACGTCACCTACGCCTGGTATGCCGGCTACATCCTCTGCTACGCGCTGATCCAGGGCATCCAGACCGGCTTCGTGTTCCATCCGATGGAGTGGGAGTTGCTGTCGGGCACGGCCTTGCTGGCCGGCTCCGCCGCCGTGGCGCTGTCGGTCGCGTTCGCCTCGCTGTTCATGATGCGGTTCTGCGAACTGCAGAGTTACGCGCCGCTGCTGCGGGTGCCGATCATGGCGCTGGCGGTGGGCATGATCCAGCTGGTGCTGATGCGCAGCAGCCGGATCCCGTTGCTGGTCGAGGTGGCGCAGATCCTGCTCAACCCCTTGCTGATGATCGGCGCTGCCTTGCTGCTGGTAGCGGCCATCGTCGCCGCGGCGCGCGGTTCGCGCCAGGCATGGTTCTTCCTGGCCGGATGGACGCCGCTGCTGCTGCTTACGGCGCTGACCAGCGCCCAGGTCGGCGGCGCACTGCCGCAGTTGGACTGGCTCAACGACGCCAGCCTGGCCGGCGGTGCGTTCGAGGCGGTCGTGCTGTCGATCGGCCTGGCCGATCGTGCGCTCAGGCTGCGCCACGACCGCGACATCGTGCGGGTGCTGGCCGACCACGACGCGCTCACCAACGTGCTCAACCGCCGCGCCTGGACCGAGCGCGCCAGCGCCCTGCTGTCCAGCGGGCCGCCGCGGCCGATCGCGCTGCTGTTCCTCGA
This window of the Rhodanobacter soli genome carries:
- a CDS encoding sensor domain-containing diguanylate cyclase; translation: MERLVTMPTSIRSRRSWCGFVLGLFWFGLGVAHAATPLNGAWREAHAGDTPQSVLHEYHAGLLKSFDPSLLQRFPQNSTGSWVVITPQPPWDNTARVLTIYPPTLGTVTVFGGDQPETLALDDFSASTHGHGRLAWQLPASMAASAPILLKFEPSQTLSAPVRFHLESWNEYIRADAQWLVFASACFAVMLAMVLMALCFALMLRDVTYAWYAGYILCYALIQGIQTGFVFHPMEWELLSGTALLAGSAAVALSVAFASLFMMRFCELQSYAPLLRVPIMALAVGMIQLVLMRSSRIPLLVEVAQILLNPLLMIGAALLLVAAIVAAARGSRQAWFFLAGWTPLLLLTALTSAQVGGALPQLDWLNDASLAGGAFEAVVLSIGLADRALRLRHDRDIVRVLADHDALTNVLNRRAWTERASALLSSGPPRPIALLFLDLDHFKLLNDRQGHNAGDRALVAVAKALATELRPADLLGRYGGEEFVALLDGIPAQQALQVATRLCRRVHRLEIPVSEDSLLLSVSIGVAARREGDDVESLVDRADQAMYDAKLGGRNRVSLHVGSVQAPAGPRLHVVETRER